The window GCAGGGGAGGGGCTTGCGCACGGTGCAGGGGGAGCTGGAAAGGGCCCTGCCCGGGATCGGGGCCTTGCCCAAGGCGGTGGCCGCGGGGCGCACGGACGCCGGGGTGCACGCCCTGGCCATGCCCTTCCACGTGGACGTGGAAAGCGCCATCCCCGTGGAGAAGGTCCCCGAGGCCCTCAACCGCCTCCTCCCCGAGGACCTCAAGGTGGTGGGGGCGAGGGAGGTGGCCCCCGACTTCCACGCCCGCAAGGACGCCCTGTGGCGGGCTTACCGCTACCGGATCCTCGTGAGGCCCCACCCCTCCCCCCTCCTCCGCCACCGGGCCCTTTGGGTGCGGCGCCCCCTGGACCTGGAGGCCATGGAAGAGGCCCTCTCCCTCCTCCTTGGGCGGCACAACTTCCTGGGCTTCGCCAAGGAGGAAACCCGGCCGGGGGAG of the Thermus thermophilus HB8 genome contains:
- the truA gene encoding tRNA pseudouridine(38-40) synthase TruA — translated: MRRLLLLCEYDGTLFAGLQRQGRGLRTVQGELERALPGIGALPKAVAAGRTDAGVHALAMPFHVDVESAIPVEKVPEALNRLLPEDLKVVGAREVAPDFHARKDALWRAYRYRILVRPHPSPLLRHRALWVRRPLDLEAMEEALSLLLGRHNFLGFAKEETRPGERELLEARLQVAEGEAGLEVRLYFRGKSFLRGQVRGMVGTLLEVGLGKRPPESLKAILKTADRRLAGPTAPAHGLYFVEAAYPEEKLSP